TGAAAGAAAGTGATAGGAATACTGCTTTCTTTCATAGGAAAGTTCCAACAGGTGTGCAAAGAACACTATCAAGGGTTTAAAAAATGGCTCAGGTCAATGGCAGACTGAACCAGAGAAAATATAGGCTACTTTAGTCCAATATTTTTCTCAAATCTTTAAAATAGAAGTTGTGTGTGAGGAGGCAGTGCACCAAGTCTTGGCCACAGTTCAACCATAAGTTACCACTGCTATGAATGAGCAACTATTGTAACCATACACTGATGAGGAAATGAAGAAAGCTTTGTTCCAGATGCATCCCTCAAAGAGCCTGAGGCTTGATTGTATATATGCctccttttttctttcaaaaaaatttagatACTGTTGGTAGTGATGTGTGCTTAGTAGTTAAACATGTGCTTGAAATTGGTCATATTGAGCAGGATGCAAACCAAACTCCCTTAACTTTGATTCCAAAAGTTAATGATGTTAAGGAAGCACAACAACTTAGACATATTGCTCTTTGCAATGTTCTTTTTAGAATCAGTTCAAAAGTCATAACCAATAGACTCAAAAGTCTGCTCATAGATATCATATCTTCACTGAAAAGTGCTTATGTCCTAGGAAGATTAATTTCATATAACACTTCGGTGGCCACGGAAGCTTCACACTTCATGCATAAATTGAAATCACAGGAAGAAGGCTTTTTTCCTTGAAATTTGACATAAGCAAAGCTTATGGCAGACTAGAATGGTGTTTTTTGCAAGTTATGCTACACAAACTGGGTTTCTCTGTTGTTTGGATTAATATTGTCATTTAGTGTATTACATTAGTCAAAGTACTCAATTTTAATTAATGGTGCAGTCACTAAGAAAATCGTTCCAACCAGCGGTATTAGACAGTGAGACCCTCTCTCCTTATGTGTTTATCCTTTGAGCTGAAGGCTTATCATCATTAATCTCCCATGCAGTAGAAATACAACAAAtcacatgtttgaagatgtgtCCCACTGCACCTACTCTGCATCATTTAATTTTTGCATATAATAGCTTTATATCTGAAGCTACAAAAGAAGAGGAATGCATTgcttagggcaactccaacaaGGAGGTTctatttgggggtgctattctcattttagcacccccttgTTGTACTATTCATATAAGACtcattctcatctccaacaatgaggtgctatatggggtgctattttcactattcttgattaaaatagtatatgattataatgtttatgaatattatattaaaaatatgttaatttaattaaataaggtaaaaatcttaattttaatttttatcataaaatgtaaaaattattcttatcatttaattattattttttttaaaattcataataaatatttttgtcGTGTTGTGTCGGCATGTATGACAAACGAGCGAACTATTtagaagatattttgatgtGTTGTGTCGGCATATATGACAAACAAACGAATTTGGATGTGATTTCATGAGCCACGTGTCAATCCCTAATTGGCCGTCCaaatttctgttgagtctttGACCGCCACGTGTCATATCTTATGACAATAGTTATCATTTCAAACCATCCATAAATATGAGGTCATTGTCATCCTCatctctcacaaattcacaaacctTCTCATATCCGAAGCCTacaaatctccatattcttttcgttttgattttgtcaaaccaTTTCTGCAATGAATCGTTTGACAAAATGGTTgcagaaagatcaagaagaggcCGTCACGAGAAACAGTCGAAGAGCCATGATGATGTCTGCCGCTGCCTTGCAAATCCAAGAGCTGGAAGATGAGGATTCACAATGGGGTGGTTCCTTAGAAGGTCGTACTTATAAGGCCAGGGATCGAGAGATTATGGATCTTCGACTCAAAGCTCAATACTTCACGGATCCGTGCAGGTATGAACCAAACATATTTCGTAGGCGATATAGAATGCAACCTTAGGTCTTTGACAGGATGATGCGCGATGTGGCCAACTACGACCCATATTTTGTTCAGACAAGAGATGCTACTGGGAGAGTCAGCTTGTCCACTGAACAAAAGCTTACATGCGCCATGAGGATGCCCGTGTATGGCATCACAGCTGACTTCTGCGATGATTACCTAGATATTACGAAGTCCACTGCTATTGAGATTTTTGAGCACTTCACGAAAGCAATCTGGAATGTGTACCATGAGACTTACCTCCGCCAACCAACACCGGCAGATTTGCGACGGCTACTCGACAAAGCTGCAGAAAGGGGATTCCCGGGGATGATCGGGAGCCTTGATTGTATGCATTGGCAGTGGAAAAATTGCCTCAGCGGATGGGCAGGGCAGTATACTGGCTACAAGGGGAAGCCGACAATCATCTTGGAAGCCGTGGCCTCCTACGATACTTGGATTTGGAACGCCTTCTTTGGACTTCCAGGTTCCCTGAATGATATTAACGTCCTTGGATGTTCACCGTTGTTCAATGATGCCTGCCTTGGTGAAACCCCTGAAGTGAGCTACCAGGTAAGTAATAGGCACTATGGCCAAACTTATTACCTAGTTGATGGCATATATCCTAAATGGGGGTCATTCGTACAAGCAATTAGAAACCCAAGGAGTCCGCAGACACAACAATTCACAAGGATGCAGGAAGCATACAGAAAAGATGTGGAGAGAGCATTTGGTATTCTCCAAGCTCGTTGGGCAATCATAAGAGGACCAGCTCGTGGGTGGAGTAAAGAGAACCTTCAATACATCATGATGACGTGTATTATCTTGCACAATATGATTGTTGAAGATGAACATGATGAAGATGCAGCAGAGCCATTTGATCCAGATGATATCCCAACCAGACCAAGAAAAGCAGAGATATATGCCAGACCAGTAATTGACACCGATGTTGATCGCAATCCGCAACAACTAAATCAATTCTTGCGTCGTTATAGGAAGGTTAGATGTCCAGTGATGAATAAAAACCTCCAAGACGATCTAGTCGATCACCTATGGACCATGAAGCTACAAGCTGATCAAAACAGCCAGTGAGGAGTTTTTAATTTATTGCTTTCAATAAGTGGCCATGTTGTCATGATAAGTGGACATGACCTAGTTTGGTTGTATTGTTGTGTGGTGTGTTTTTACTTTGTGTGGTGTGCTTTTACTTTGTATGGTGTGCTTTTACTCAATTGGCCCATgctttattatgaaaataaaaagttcAATGCTTTATTACGAAGATGATCTACTCAATaagataatttttattttcataacttaaaacacaaataaatcaaagCAATTAACAAATAGCAACAACAACCACAATCATATAAATTAATATTGATTACATCCAAGATGTCTCATGAACTGGATCATAAGTGGCTAAGCTTGTGTCGTCTCCTTCCGGGGGTGTAGGATCTTGAGATTGTtctgggatgcttgagtttccTGCCTCCTTATCTATTATCTGTTGTTGCTTTCTCTCCCAATAACTCCTCTTTCTTGGAGTAAATATTGATGGATCCACCATCATCGTGCGAGCATCTTCAGCGCGTTGCTCAATTAGTTGACCTTCCTCGAATTGTTGTTGCCTTTGTTGGTACTCACGCTCGCATTGTTCTTGAAATTGTTGCATTTGCTTTCGTAGGTCACCCGCATCCTGTTGGGAGCCTTTTTTCTTAGCTAGCTTCTGAGCTTTCTGTCCTTTAGGACGTGCCTTCCTTGATGAAGTGGCACCCTCCTCATTTGTCGATGTTCCACTGTCGTCCAAGTCGATAGGAGTACGAACACTGTGGTTGGTATTTTCCATTGTTGGCATAtgaccaaatttttctgtatttttcaaGTAAACCCAACAATGCTCAAACAAGAAATCTTTACCTTCCATGTCGTAGTATGTCGACTTAACATTCATGAGCTACATAcaatattaagtaaataaaatattagaaCAAAAAAAGATAGCTTAATATAAATCGAGTAATAAACTATATaacaatatttatttttaacaaCTACAtgacaaataaataaattaccTCGTCCTCCATATTTTCAGCGCTTCGTCGTTGAAAAGTCTCGACCTTGTTAAGAGCTTGCCGCCACTTCATACATGCTGGATTGATTTTTTTCCAACGAGCCTTACAACTAGAAGGTGTTCTAGTTACACAATCCGTCGGTTTGTGTGCATTGTACTCCTCCGCAATACGATTCCATAATAAATCCGACATTTGATCGGTTCCGACAGCACCATCACCACCAACGGTGATCCAAGCTTGGCAaagaataacttcttcattgtgcCTCCAAGAATCCTTTCTAGGAGCCATTTTTTCCAAGAGAAACAAAATTTAAGAACAACAATATggcaaaataaatgaataattttgAAGGAAATGGAGGATGTTTGGTGTGAGGAATTAGGAAAGAATGAattggtatttatagaatttcctaATATTTACTATTCCAACgggtatattttttttccctattttctgataattttttattttatttttcggtTAAAAATGGAATTAATCATCCTCAATTTAACAAGAGCCATTGATCATTTTTTCTCCTCCAATCTGAGCCCTTGGATTAAATATATAACCgttatagtaaaaaaaaaattaaaaatattggGACGACATCAGAGCGGTCCATATTCAAAATGGACAGATCTGAGTAGTCGTCCTCGTGATCGTTGCACAGTACAAAACGGTCGGCAGGGGACAGCTTCGTCAGGCAGGGCCCGCAGCAGCTGATTTgcagtcttcttcttcctccagcGCACCACGCGCGCGTTCATCTCTTTCCTTCCCTCCAGCCCAGCGCGtcactatcttcttcttctctcgcGCGTTTCGTCCGGCCTTGGGCTGGCACAACCCAACTTGTGGCCCCAATACACTGTACACGGGTCTCGGTTATGAAAAAGTCTCATATATAAGACTTGGTTTAGGGCCAAGTCCTATAATTCTAGAACCAGATCCCCCTCAATTGGCCCGTTGGAGATGAAAAGTCTCATTTTTTGCCCAGTTCTGGTATGGCACccaatggttggagttgcccttataGAGCTATTCTCAATTTATATGAAAAAGCATCTGGCCAAAAGGTTAATTTGTAGAAGAGTTGTGTGGTTTTCATCAACAATGTGTCCCAGACCACACAGGAATGCTTAGCAAACATTATTCAAGTAAAGTTTGAGAAAGAACATGATAGGTACCTTGGACTCCCACTTAGAATTGGTAGATCCAAAACTAAAATTTTTGCCTATATCAAAGAGTGGATGACCAAAAAGCTTATTGGTTGGAAGTCCAAAATATTAAGTGCTGTAGGTAAGGAATTACCCATCAAGGCAGTGGCTCAAACAATGCCTCTTTATGCAATGAATTGTTATCTGCTTCCCAAAAATTTACGTGATGATCTACCTCAATTGTGtgctcaatttttttggggtgaTATAGAAGAAAAAACAGAAGATACACTGGCAATCATGGGATAGATTATGCTTATACTATGCCAATAACCTCATCAGATGGCAGAGCTCAGACAACAGATAGGTTGTTTTCTGTCGTTTGACATATTTTAAACAGTccaaaaactgttgtctgaatatagcaaCATACCATGGTATGTTAGTTTTGAGAATTAAACTTGTTTTCATACCACAATTATCTGTCGTCTAATCAAAGGAGATAAATTAATTTTGATTTATGTCgtagctgtttttttttttttttttttgtgttcagacaacatttatCTGTTGTCTCGTTAAAAGAGATCCATTGACTTTGGATTTTGTTgtaactatttttttttggcacaacaTGAAAGAatttaggcttagtttgggattgctgtgctgtgagggGAAGAACTTCcaaacttgctgtgagaggaagcacttccgaacttgctgtgagaagaagtagttgaggtgtttggtaaactgtttttaaaagtgctgtgagaatgaaaagcaatttctaggtgtttggtaaattgcaaggcaaaagtgctttggctgggtataattaccaaaatggtcatacatgctaaaatatgctactaaaatacataattttattttttgattacgtaaccataccaaataaaaaaatttctcatgtattattcttgTATCCTTGGTTGGACCGAATTGAATAAGAGAATtactttaaacccttcaatatgcatattattattttactattacacaaaatagatctagaatatttggattaatttcccgACTATATTTCAACGGGAACCATtatacaaaatatattaaagttacttgaaatttgcaactaaatgctaagtagatgcattcattagactttgtgcaattgcatttcttaacacctccatttcttgtcttcccGCCTCCCAGACTATCTCCATCATGTTCATTATCCTCCATCTCTTCACTAGTGTCTTCACTTAAGTAATTTCAATTTTCATCAGAATCAATATCACAAAAGTTTCCAGCAACCTTCATCACAACAagacaaaaagacaaaattataaacatGTATACTCACAAAACAGTATTATTTATATCCAACAATTGTGAAAGGTGTTCCACTAGAAAGATTCTTGCAAGCTAAAGGAGACAAATCCAAATTCATCATTCCTAGAATAATCAAGGTAGTTGAATGGTCTTCACTTTATTGAGAAGATCTATGCTATTGATTTCACAGGAAAAGGAATGACATGGCAAACCAAATTCCCAGAGAGAAAAATTGTTCACTAAACAAAAGTTAATTCCAACACAGAAAGTACTAACCTTAAGCTTTGAATAGCCAACTCGCCACCATACAGGCTCAATAAAGTGAAAGGCTCCTAACAGGTCTAAAATTTTTGGAACCAAAGCACCAAAGGCAGCTAGCATGGCCCAACGCGCATGGAATATTTCAAAGCTGCAGTTTAACAAAGAATATTCTAATTATTTGACAATTAGATTTACACTTTTGAATACTCATTTAGAGCAACACAATACCAATATTGTACTAAACACTTTTGGAACTCTATACCAACTGCCATGCACGACCCAATAGGAATGTGTCTTGCTAACATAGGAGCACTCCTACTACGAAAGAACTTCACGAGTTTCTAATCTCCATCTTGAGTCATTTCTAGAAGGAAAAAAACGAGCACCTTCCATCAGCAGTAGCATCGAAGATAGCTCTTTCATATCTGCATTATTTAAATCCCTCTTGAAACCAAAACTCCAACTCAAAAGGTAGATAAAGTGATCAACAGTTGTAGCAAAACCAGTTAAGAGTCTCCAGAACACCTTTAATCTGACTAAATAGACCTCCCTGCAAAGGAAAGCCAACTTCCAACTTTGGAATCTTCTCCCTACCAAAAAAGTCCACGAAAGTGAATTCAAAAAcaaccccaaaaccaaaactccCATAAATCCAAATGCAATAAACAACTGATAGAAATTTGGTGTTTATATGTATGTAGGAAGAGATGAGCCCAGCTTGGCAGGTGAACAAACTGAGAGAGTTTTGCAAGGCAAAAGGGAAACATTTCACAGCTTACTCTCCACTGGGTGCATCTGGGACTTCATGGGGAGACGATAGGGGTTTAGGCTCACAAGTCCTCCAACAGATTGCCAAAGCAAAAGGGAAAACAACTGCTCAGGTGGGTACATAAAatcataaattaattaatcttttggcacctatatatatatatatatatatatgtctttgTCTACCTGCAGCACGTTAATAACTAACCTTATAGCTTGattgattaattaaattaagctttagttaattattaattaatagATTGTATGCATATGTTGCATGCGTGAATTGCAGATATCATTGAGATGGGTATATGAGCAAGGGGTGAGCATGGTAGCGAAAAGctacaacaaagaaaaaaaatgaggcaGAATCTTGATATCTTCGACTGGTCCTTGACTGAGGAGGAGTTGTAGAAGATGAGTCGTCTTTCACAAATCAAAGGCTTCGTTTTTGCTTCACTTTTGGGACAGCATGATCTACTGCTTCAGATTGACACTAGATTATGATCGAATGATCGATTATTCATTCCATCACGTCAAGATAAGATACCTAGACAACCATAAAACGGAAAATCTCAGTCCACAAATATCAAGATCACAAATATCACGTCCACGAATGGGATAATATATGCTAGGAGGAGGAAAAACAAGGAAGATGTGGAGAGTGGTTCTGATGAGGAGCTTACCAAGTACGAAAGGAGGTTGAAGAAGCTGGGGTCCGGGAATGCTTTGGGTTTGGGGCGTGTGGCGGAGGAGCGACGGAATCAGGTTTTGAAGACACAGGAGAGCTCGATCGATGGGAAGatgtgttttgagttttgacggtAGAGGAGGCTGGGAAGAGAGAAGCTGAGCATAACAAAACCCTCTCTAGGTCAAGGTAAAGTCATAGAAAAGATGAGGACATAATAGGAAAAAAGAGTAAATTTCATTTAATCAATCCCTATTCACTCCGTGTTTCCACAGAAGCAGCTTCCTAATAAAGCTGGTACTTGGCTGCTTCTCAATTTCAACTTCTAGGAGAATCAATTCGGACCAAAAGTTACTTCTAGACAATTTACCAAATAGCATAGCATAAGCCTAAAAGCAGAAGCAGGTTCAAAAGcacctccaaaatcaatcccaaactgggccttaGTTCCAAACTTTCAATGATTTCTCTCTCCCTGACAAATTTATCAAACCAAAATCAATGGTTTCGCGCTGCACAATTTTCAGATTCCCTCCTCATCTAATTTTCAGATTCCCTCCTCACCCATATCGAACTCCCTCTTAGCTTGCTTAGTACAacagaacaaa
This portion of the Rosa chinensis cultivar Old Blush chromosome 1, RchiOBHm-V2, whole genome shotgun sequence genome encodes:
- the LOC112201387 gene encoding protein ALP1-like, translating into MNRLTKWLQKDQEEAVTRNSRRAMMMSAAALQIQELEDEDSQWGGSLEGRTYKARDREIMDLRLKAQYFTDPCRMMRDVANYDPYFVQTRDATGRVSLSTEQKLTCAMRMPVYGITADFCDDYLDITKSTAIEIFEHFTKAIWNVYHETYLRQPTPADLRRLLDKAAERGFPGMIGSLDCMHWQWKNCLSGWAGQYTGYKGKPTIILEAVASYDTWIWNAFFGLPGSLNDINVLGCSPLFNDACLGETPEVSYQVSNRHYGQTYYLVDGIYPKWGSFVQAIRNPRSPQTQQFTRMQEAYRKDVERAFGILQARWAIIRGPARGWSKENLQYIMMTCIILHNMIVEDEHDEDAAEPFDPDDIPTRPRKAEIYARPVIDTDVDRNPQQLNQFLRRYRKVRCPVMNKNLQDDLVDHLWTMKLQADQNSQ
- the LOC112201398 gene encoding glutathione S-transferase T3-like, which produces MAPRKDSWRHNEEVILCQAWITVGGDGAVGTDQMSDLLWNRIAEEYNAHKPTDCVTRTPSSCKARWKKINPACMKWRQALNKVETFQRRSAENMEDELMNVKSTYYDMEGKDFLFEHCWVYLKNTEKFGHMPTMENTNHSVRTPIDLDDSGTSTNEEGATSSRKARPKGQKAQKLAKKKGSQQDAGDLRKQMQQFQEQCEREYQQRQQQFEEGQLIEQRAEDARTMMVDPSIFTPRKRSYWERKQQQIIDKEAGNSSIPEQSQDPTPPEGDDTSLATYDPVHETSWM